One segment of Cyanobacteria bacterium GSL.Bin1 DNA contains the following:
- a CDS encoding allophycocyanin: MSVISEVILKADDELRYPTSGELKGIEEFLKTGEQRVQIAQTLAENEKKIVDQASKQLWKLHPEYIAPGGNAFGSRERSLCIRDYGWYLRLITYGIIAGDKQPIESIGLVGVREMYNALDVPVPGMADAIKCLKEASLGLLSDEEAQEAGPYFDYIIQAMS, from the coding sequence ATGAGTGTAATTAGCGAAGTTATCCTCAAAGCTGACGACGAACTGCGTTATCCCACCAGTGGCGAACTGAAAGGAATCGAAGAATTCCTCAAAACTGGTGAACAAAGAGTACAAATCGCGCAAACTTTAGCTGAAAACGAAAAGAAAATTGTTGACCAAGCCAGTAAACAACTCTGGAAACTGCATCCCGAATATATTGCCCCAGGTGGAAATGCTTTTGGATCTCGGGAACGTTCCCTTTGCATCCGAGATTACGGTTGGTATTTGCGTCTCATCACTTATGGCATTATTGCTGGGGATAAACAGCCCATCGAAAGTATTGGTTTAGTGGGAGTCCGGGAAATGTATAATGCCCTTGATGTTCCGGTTCCTGGTATGGCAGATGCGATTAAGTGTCTCAAAGAGGCGTCTCTCGGCTTACTCAGTGACGAAGAAGCACAAGAAGCGGGTCCCTACTTCGACTATATTATCCAAGCGATGTCTTAA
- a CDS encoding superoxide dismutase [Fe] (SodB; iron binding; present under aerobic and anaerobic conditions; destroys free radicals), translated as MGYELPPLPYDYTALEPAISKSTLEFHHDKHHAGYVSKYNAAVEGTELDNKPIEDVIKMVAGDESKTPIFNTGAQAWNHTFYWNSMKPNGGGKPTGELAQKIDADFGSFEKFKEAFKAAGTGQFGSGWAWLVLDQGKLQVTKTLNADNPLTKGQTPLLTMDVWEHAYYLDYQNQRGTYIDAFLDQVVNWEFAAENFAKAK; from the coding sequence ATGGGATATGAACTACCCCCACTCCCTTACGATTACACTGCTTTAGAACCGGCAATTTCCAAATCCACACTCGAATTTCATCACGATAAACATCATGCGGGGTATGTCAGTAAATATAATGCTGCGGTTGAAGGAACAGAATTAGACAATAAACCCATTGAAGACGTGATTAAAATGGTTGCCGGTGATGAAAGTAAAACACCAATCTTTAATACCGGTGCCCAAGCTTGGAATCATACGTTTTATTGGAACTCCATGAAACCCAATGGTGGAGGTAAACCAACTGGGGAATTAGCCCAAAAAATTGATGCCGATTTTGGTAGCTTTGAAAAATTCAAAGAAGCATTTAAAGCGGCAGGAACCGGTCAATTTGGTAGTGGTTGGGCTTGGCTGGTACTGGATCAAGGTAAACTCCAAGTTACGAAAACTCTCAATGCTGATAATCCGCTTACCAAAGGACAAACCCCTCTCCTCACCATGGATGTTTGGGAACATGCCTACTATTTAGACTATCAAAATCAGCGGGGCACTTATATTGACGCCTTTTTAGACCAGGTAGTCAATTGGGAATTTGCTGCCGAAAATTTTGCTAAGGCAAAATAG